The following are encoded in a window of Halorarum salinum genomic DNA:
- a CDS encoding type II toxin-antitoxin system CcdA family antitoxin: protein MARTTVSIDDDLIERAKDAGLNVSQVSRRALKETLNAPAHHLFNTNERYLPHGQTGAGVYGHGVVATFADSNNPDDVDNYGGHIGEIETADKIYSWENGHGLRAVGIALEDGSSDPVPLEHRLFHSASSDVHEFHAPVHWVAVLDQADAVTTDEIKRVSGRPVFAGVAHREMNDNDFPELLWDIVVGRATR, encoded by the coding sequence ATGGCCCGAACCACCGTCTCAATCGACGACGATCTCATCGAACGCGCCAAAGACGCCGGTCTCAACGTATCACAGGTTTCACGCAGAGCGCTGAAAGAAACCCTGAACGCTCCCGCCCACCACCTGTTCAACACGAACGAACGCTATCTGCCCCATGGCCAGACCGGTGCGGGCGTCTACGGCCACGGCGTCGTCGCGACATTTGCCGACAGCAACAACCCGGACGACGTCGACAATTATGGCGGCCACATCGGGGAAATCGAGACCGCCGATAAGATCTACTCCTGGGAGAACGGCCACGGGCTCCGCGCCGTCGGTATCGCACTCGAAGACGGAAGCAGCGACCCGGTCCCCCTGGAACACCGATTGTTCCACTCCGCGTCCAGCGATGTCCACGAATTCCATGCTCCCGTCCACTGGGTTGCAGTGCTCGACCAGGCGGACGCCGTCACCACGGACGAGATCAAACGGGTTTCAGGTCGGCCAGTATTCGCGGGTGTCGCCCACCGTGAGATGAATGACAACGATTTCCCGGAGTTGCTGTGGGATATCGTGGTTGGCCGCGCAACGCGCTGA
- a CDS encoding site-specific integrase: MLANLELSKKEKARNRDDRQIKRIQEHHLHADELVRLLEAAAPARARFYYLLYAGGFRIGELKRHGRKHLRPDYGTYGAINILRTQHLPGQGENRSSKSKQSRTVEFLSKYPTLILEDTPVGTWMDENDVEWTEVFFPEYYAQLENHYLRKYCNKIGVHRVTPHSFRHMRITHLVHSDDHEKDWVQRRSGHADGKTTDHYTQTVFDREPQPLETYLEENDIDLMDVLAAH, from the coding sequence GTGCTCGCGAACCTGGAACTCTCGAAGAAAGAGAAGGCCCGGAACCGGGACGATCGCCAGATCAAGCGCATCCAGGAACACCATCTCCACGCCGACGAGCTGGTCCGATTGCTGGAAGCAGCCGCACCTGCCCGCGCCCGCTTCTATTACCTGCTGTATGCTGGCGGGTTCCGCATCGGCGAGTTGAAACGCCACGGCCGCAAGCATCTGCGCCCGGACTACGGAACTTACGGGGCGATCAACATCCTGCGGACACAGCACCTGCCGGGACAGGGTGAAAATCGCAGCAGTAAGAGCAAGCAGAGTCGGACCGTGGAGTTCCTGTCGAAATACCCTACCCTAATCTTGGAGGATACGCCCGTCGGGACGTGGATGGATGAGAACGACGTCGAATGGACCGAGGTGTTCTTCCCGGAGTACTACGCGCAACTCGAGAACCACTACTTACGAAAATACTGCAACAAGATTGGCGTCCACCGGGTGACGCCGCACAGCTTCCGGCACATGCGGATCACCCACCTCGTCCACAGTGACGACCACGAGAAGGATTGGGTGCAGCGCCGGTCCGGCCACGCCGACGGGAAGACGACCGACCACTATACCCAGACGGTGTTCGATCGTGAGCCGCAACCGCTCGAAACCTACCTTGAGGAGAACGATATCGATCTGATGGACGTGCTTGCCGCACACTGA
- a CDS encoding DUF1931 domain-containing protein: protein MADLVVKSAVKEKLEGKNVAGDLYESLNEEVAELLDDAARRAEENERKTVQPRDL, encoded by the coding sequence ATGGCAGACCTTGTGGTCAAATCCGCTGTGAAGGAGAAGCTCGAAGGAAAGAACGTCGCGGGAGACCTCTACGAGAGTCTGAACGAGGAGGTTGCTGAACTCCTCGATGATGCTGCGCGCCGCGCTGAGGAGAACGAGCGGAAGACGGTGCAGCCTCGCGACCTCTAA
- the ndk gene encoding nucleoside-diphosphate kinase, which translates to MEETLVLVKPDAVDRNLVGDVLHRFEAAGLSIAALELQHPSTTLVEEHYEEHRGKDFYPGLVAFLAENPVVAAILQGENAVTTARTIAGETEPVNAEDGTIRGDLGQDTLEQADAENRALYNLVHTADSPQAAQREITMWFPDNA; encoded by the coding sequence GTGGAGGAAACGCTCGTGCTGGTGAAGCCGGACGCCGTCGACCGCAACCTTGTCGGCGACGTCCTCCACCGGTTCGAAGCAGCTGGCCTCTCGATCGCGGCCCTCGAGCTCCAGCATCCATCCACCACCCTTGTTGAGGAGCATTATGAGGAACACCGGGGCAAGGACTTCTATCCCGGATTGGTGGCCTTTCTCGCGGAGAACCCGGTGGTCGCCGCCATCCTACAGGGTGAGAACGCTGTTACGACTGCACGGACCATCGCCGGCGAGACCGAACCCGTGAACGCCGAGGATGGGACGATCCGCGGCGATCTCGGCCAGGATACGCTGGAACAGGCGGATGCGGAGAACCGTGCACTGTACAATCTGGTGCACACCGCAGATAGTCCACAGGCAGCACAGCGCGAGATCACCATGTGGTTCCCGGACAACGCCTAA
- a CDS encoding DUF6610 family protein: MREDKTLQQSSWANVAAPVGFLDNDFRDPDLDRYLERVDRYHPDVAVVGDATTYDEAERYQQAANNIRDIYSEVEPVIVPKCRDALEAIEQDTVIGWPNGYANIDPLDYSSIRDWRGRRVHILGGSPTDQYDIVQLLTQPTLTNDDPADIIGLDGNGVLKAAYFGEYWTPTGYERADHLSIRDTVRRSLEEMKEFWEGHGIWPDEEPIDRYGPAVKEPDEPIWMDDGGDPLVSRGDLEAAYIGEYEQGTMAFQSEAAKKYIEFHEGWR; the protein is encoded by the coding sequence ATGCGTGAAGATAAGACCTTGCAGCAGTCGTCGTGGGCGAACGTGGCTGCTCCGGTGGGATTTCTTGACAATGATTTTCGCGACCCCGATCTGGACCGGTATCTCGAACGGGTTGACCGGTATCACCCGGACGTTGCTGTGGTCGGTGACGCAACCACGTATGATGAAGCCGAACGCTATCAACAGGCCGCGAACAACATCAGAGACATATATAGCGAGGTAGAACCTGTTATCGTGCCCAAGTGCCGGGATGCACTCGAGGCCATCGAACAAGACACCGTAATCGGCTGGCCGAACGGGTATGCGAACATCGATCCACTCGACTACTCCTCCATCCGGGACTGGCGCGGTCGCCGTGTCCACATCCTTGGTGGGTCACCCACCGATCAGTACGACATCGTCCAACTCCTGACCCAACCCACGCTCACTAACGACGACCCTGCAGATATCATCGGCCTCGACGGCAACGGCGTGCTGAAAGCAGCGTACTTCGGGGAGTACTGGACACCCACCGGGTACGAACGCGCTGACCACCTATCCATCCGCGACACCGTCCGCCGGTCACTCGAAGAGATGAAGGAGTTCTGGGAAGGCCACGGCATCTGGCCGGACGAAGAACCGATCGATCGGTACGGTCCGGCCGTGAAAGAACCGGACGAACCGATCTGGATGGACGACGGTGGTGACCCCCTTGTTTCTCGTGGAGACCTCGAAGCCGCCTACATCGGCGAATACGAGCAGGGAACGATGGCATTCCAGTCAGAAGCAGCCAAGAAGTACATCGAGTTCCACGAAGGCTGGCGTTAG
- a CDS encoding DEAD/DEAH box helicase family protein, which translates to MSGDTSEPSESEQPEENGLQTLDLSISYRSGRNDLLNEFYIPCLKQATHYDRAAGYFDSKSLVQAAQGISGLILNDGQMRLLVSPRLSPEDIRVLEQAADEDEEEGDTEGVIEHALHRGLTEEQFADYLKRDRFRCMAWMLKEGLLEIRIAYLSDANTPEEANPFRHYHEKIGVLSDDYGNKVSFTGSINETELGWTGNYESFKVFPNWKPGLGMVTVEDEDDFNRLWENRDPKVTVKELPDAVETGLEEHSPDTVNGRPDLEQFEDEDDGGSGDTPGDIPLWDHQQESIDRWIANDYRGIFAMATGTGKTRAAISAANLGADTRLSVVAVPSSPLLTQWKEDIQELIPKAEVLVCNSDTNWRKRILDVVSPYKLGEPKYIQDRPKQFIVTTIDTAIGDTFQSFVRDISSEHIQVVADEVHGYGADTYRQLFDIDAGRRVGLSATPERRFDDEGNQEIMGYFDDIIFRFETAEAIENGYLSEYDYHPLICELDEEEYEEYRKYSQMIAQVHSKLQKAKAGSKRELRKRDERLKRDRAKMLKKAEAKPGRFGRFLDTEHPTPAIIFCEDNEQVDAIQDQLRSKGKSFAVYVSDMDDEKRASSFYKFENDMVDYLLAINCLDEGIDVPKCPTAVIISSSSNERQFIQRRGRVLRKSEEKAKAVLYDMITLPGLSAEQGDESARRFIEKELKRGKVLMEAANNREQVRLDLRGELQPYGFGHLAYL; encoded by the coding sequence ATGTCAGGTGACACCTCGGAGCCCTCCGAATCCGAACAACCGGAGGAGAACGGGCTTCAAACTCTTGACCTGAGTATCAGCTACAGGTCTGGACGGAACGATCTTCTCAACGAGTTCTACATCCCCTGTTTGAAACAGGCCACCCACTACGACAGAGCTGCTGGCTACTTCGACAGCAAGTCGTTAGTACAAGCCGCACAGGGAATCTCCGGGCTGATTCTGAACGACGGGCAGATGCGCCTACTGGTCAGTCCACGACTCAGCCCCGAAGACATCCGTGTACTCGAACAAGCAGCAGACGAGGACGAGGAGGAGGGAGATACGGAGGGAGTGATCGAACACGCACTCCACCGCGGGCTGACCGAAGAACAGTTCGCAGATTACCTCAAGCGTGACCGCTTCCGGTGTATGGCGTGGATGTTGAAAGAAGGGCTGCTCGAAATCCGGATCGCATATCTTTCGGACGCTAATACTCCGGAGGAGGCTAACCCGTTCCGCCATTACCACGAGAAAATCGGTGTGCTGTCCGATGACTACGGGAACAAAGTCTCGTTCACTGGGTCGATCAACGAAACCGAGCTCGGGTGGACAGGGAACTACGAGTCGTTCAAAGTCTTTCCCAACTGGAAGCCCGGCTTGGGGATGGTAACGGTCGAGGACGAAGACGACTTCAACCGACTGTGGGAGAACCGGGATCCGAAAGTCACGGTCAAGGAACTGCCCGATGCTGTTGAGACGGGATTAGAAGAACACAGTCCGGACACGGTAAACGGCCGCCCTGACCTGGAACAGTTTGAGGACGAGGATGACGGTGGGTCTGGTGATACACCGGGCGATATCCCACTGTGGGACCATCAACAGGAGTCCATCGACCGATGGATCGCCAATGACTACCGCGGGATTTTCGCGATGGCAACCGGGACCGGGAAAACGCGGGCCGCGATTAGTGCGGCGAACCTCGGTGCTGACACGCGGCTGTCGGTGGTTGCTGTGCCCAGTTCACCGCTGCTCACCCAGTGGAAGGAAGACATTCAGGAGTTAATCCCGAAGGCTGAGGTCCTTGTCTGCAACTCTGATACGAACTGGCGCAAGCGCATTTTGGACGTGGTGAGCCCCTACAAATTGGGCGAGCCCAAGTATATCCAGGACCGGCCGAAGCAGTTCATTGTCACCACGATCGACACGGCAATCGGTGATACGTTCCAGAGCTTCGTCCGTGACATCTCATCTGAACACATCCAGGTGGTTGCAGACGAAGTGCACGGGTATGGTGCGGACACGTACAGGCAGCTTTTCGATATCGATGCCGGGCGGCGGGTTGGCCTCTCCGCGACCCCAGAACGACGGTTCGATGATGAAGGAAACCAGGAGATTATGGGGTACTTCGACGATATCATCTTCCGTTTCGAGACGGCTGAGGCCATCGAAAACGGGTATCTCTCTGAATACGATTATCACCCGCTGATCTGTGAGCTGGATGAAGAGGAGTACGAGGAGTATCGGAAGTACAGCCAGATGATCGCCCAGGTGCACAGCAAGTTGCAGAAAGCCAAGGCAGGGTCCAAACGGGAGCTCCGGAAGAGGGATGAGCGGCTGAAACGCGACCGGGCGAAGATGCTGAAGAAGGCAGAGGCGAAACCCGGGCGCTTCGGGAGGTTCCTGGACACTGAACACCCGACGCCAGCCATCATCTTCTGCGAAGATAACGAGCAGGTGGACGCGATCCAAGATCAGCTGCGGTCCAAAGGAAAATCGTTCGCCGTCTATGTCTCAGACATGGATGATGAGAAGCGGGCCAGCTCGTTTTACAAATTCGAGAACGATATGGTGGACTACCTGCTCGCGATCAACTGTCTTGATGAGGGTATTGACGTCCCCAAGTGCCCGACAGCAGTAATTATTTCAAGCTCCAGTAACGAGAGACAGTTCATCCAGCGAAGAGGTCGCGTACTCCGAAAAAGTGAAGAGAAAGCGAAGGCCGTGCTATATGATATGATTACGCTGCCGGGACTATCCGCTGAACAAGGCGATGAATCAGCACGGCGGTTCATCGAAAAGGAGCTCAAGCGAGGCAAAGTGCTGATGGAGGCAGCGAACAACCGGGAACAGGTCAGACTTGATCTCCGGGGAGAATTACAGCCCTACGGATTCGGTCACCTTGCATACCTATGA
- the dndE gene encoding DNA sulfur modification protein DndE, which produces MSKEFNRVQIGSDATTRLRMLKGDTQITPNFLCRIGLCYSLNEPRPPNPAQYDSDGQTFNRYTLLGEHDALYMAMLKERLLQEGLDPEEDLEDQFVAHLNRGVIRVFGNIDNLDDFYNLIPNGLKETSVDAAGDAE; this is translated from the coding sequence ATGAGCAAGGAGTTCAACCGCGTGCAGATCGGGTCTGATGCTACGACCCGGCTCCGCATGTTGAAGGGGGATACTCAGATCACCCCGAATTTCCTGTGTCGAATCGGACTGTGCTATTCGTTGAATGAGCCCCGACCGCCGAACCCGGCTCAGTATGATTCCGATGGCCAGACGTTCAATCGGTACACGCTCCTGGGGGAGCACGATGCGCTGTACATGGCGATGCTGAAAGAGCGTCTGCTGCAGGAAGGCCTGGATCCGGAAGAAGACCTTGAAGACCAGTTCGTGGCTCACCTGAACCGCGGCGTGATCCGAGTATTCGGGAATATCGACAATCTCGATGACTTCTATAACTTGATTCCGAACGGGCTCAAGGAGACGTCAGTTGATGCAGCCGGTGATGCAGAATGA
- the dndD gene encoding DNA sulfur modification protein DndD, with protein MKLNKLVITDFGPYRGRNEFDLKTTPESPVILFGGRNGAGKTTLFQGIQICLHGRSALGRRTSEGEYKDLVRSKLHDYPDESATEASIRLEFEYAHMGEVDHYTVTRSWRDRGKSIVENLDVRRNGNLPSDLDKEQWEDFLKELIPPGVSQLFFFDGEKIQELATAIEDDDSFEDSLLSLLGLELVDRLDADLSIYVSQKIDESGVEGINEELNELRETEEEFKQEMADLQDARTTREEELAEVEEKIDSKEAQIAKEGGAYADKREELKDRRVELDTKIDRRKDDIRSIVTGAYPFALAPDLCQSVVDRLQTESEQQEQAAARERLSEELDTLLAQDNLLTETDIPDDASEQITTRIRTAMEDRLVEGSTESKLLHQFSATQRQEMYSLVDQALNDVPAELGEATTEMESMVRERQQIEEKLGRAPDKEVLSPLVDELNDLTERRGALKSELEDLEEEIGKMETKLSRLENQIENKRKEKSEVEGVSERANLANRVQAVLKEYREEIAEEKLRQLESVLSERYLALSNKSEFYDKVVVEEGQLNIFVETIHGNRKPQSDLSAGERQIFATSLLWALAEISGRPLPFIVDTPLGRLDQPHRENLVQNFFPEASHQVLVFSTDTEIDNQHYDDLSESVAQAYHLDYNEMDGCTDVSTGYFWSGNPDSEKASIEGVTQ; from the coding sequence ATGAAGCTCAATAAGCTCGTCATCACAGATTTTGGCCCCTATCGGGGGCGGAACGAGTTCGATCTGAAGACCACGCCTGAATCACCGGTCATACTGTTCGGTGGGAGGAACGGAGCAGGGAAAACGACGCTCTTCCAGGGCATCCAGATCTGTCTCCATGGCCGGAGTGCGTTAGGCCGACGGACAAGCGAGGGAGAATACAAAGATCTGGTCCGAAGCAAACTTCACGACTACCCGGACGAATCCGCTACAGAGGCCTCGATCCGGTTGGAGTTCGAGTACGCCCATATGGGCGAGGTAGACCATTACACGGTCACCCGGTCGTGGCGTGACCGAGGCAAAAGTATCGTCGAGAATCTGGATGTCCGGCGGAACGGGAACCTTCCATCAGACCTTGACAAAGAGCAGTGGGAAGACTTCTTGAAAGAACTCATTCCCCCAGGTGTCTCACAACTGTTCTTCTTCGACGGCGAGAAAATCCAGGAGTTGGCGACTGCAATCGAGGACGACGACAGTTTCGAAGACTCTCTACTGTCGCTCCTCGGACTAGAACTCGTTGATCGCCTCGATGCAGACCTCTCGATATATGTCTCGCAGAAGATCGATGAAAGCGGCGTTGAAGGGATTAACGAGGAGCTGAACGAACTCCGGGAGACAGAAGAGGAGTTCAAGCAGGAGATGGCGGACCTCCAAGACGCACGAACGACTAGGGAAGAGGAACTGGCGGAAGTCGAAGAGAAGATCGACTCAAAAGAGGCCCAGATTGCCAAGGAAGGCGGAGCCTATGCTGATAAACGCGAGGAGCTGAAGGACCGGCGCGTCGAGCTGGACACGAAAATCGACCGCCGGAAGGACGATATCCGTAGTATTGTCACCGGGGCGTATCCGTTCGCCCTGGCACCGGACCTGTGCCAAAGCGTTGTGGACCGGTTACAGACAGAGAGCGAGCAGCAAGAACAGGCGGCCGCCCGTGAGCGACTATCGGAGGAGCTGGATACGTTACTGGCGCAGGACAATCTGCTGACCGAGACGGATATCCCGGACGATGCCTCTGAGCAGATCACCACACGCATCAGAACGGCGATGGAGGACCGACTGGTCGAGGGGTCAACGGAAAGTAAGTTGCTCCACCAGTTCTCTGCAACCCAGCGCCAAGAGATGTACTCTCTTGTTGACCAAGCGCTCAACGATGTCCCAGCTGAACTTGGTGAGGCAACCACAGAAATGGAATCGATGGTCCGAGAGCGCCAGCAGATCGAAGAAAAACTGGGTCGGGCACCAGACAAAGAGGTGCTCTCGCCACTCGTCGATGAGCTGAACGATCTCACAGAACGCCGGGGGGCCCTCAAGTCCGAGTTAGAGGATCTGGAAGAGGAGATCGGTAAGATGGAGACGAAGCTCAGCCGGCTGGAAAACCAGATCGAGAATAAACGCAAGGAGAAGTCCGAGGTCGAAGGTGTCTCCGAACGGGCGAACCTGGCGAACCGGGTGCAGGCTGTGCTCAAAGAGTACCGAGAGGAGATTGCAGAGGAGAAGCTGCGCCAGCTGGAATCCGTGTTGAGCGAGCGGTATCTTGCGCTCTCGAACAAGAGCGAGTTCTACGACAAGGTCGTGGTCGAGGAAGGTCAGTTGAACATCTTCGTGGAAACGATTCACGGCAACCGTAAACCACAGTCTGACCTTTCAGCAGGAGAACGCCAGATTTTCGCAACGTCTCTCTTGTGGGCGCTTGCAGAGATTTCCGGCCGGCCGCTACCGTTTATTGTTGACACGCCGCTTGGTCGTCTTGACCAGCCGCACCGTGAGAACCTTGTTCAGAACTTCTTCCCGGAGGCTTCCCACCAGGTGCTCGTGTTCTCGACGGACACGGAGATCGACAACCAGCATTACGATGACCTATCCGAGTCGGTGGCACAGGCCTACCACCTGGACTATAACGAGATGGACGGCTGTACGGACGTGTCCACCGGATATTTCTGGTCGGGAAACCCTGACTCGGAGAAAGCCAGCATCGAAGGAGTGACGCAATGA
- a CDS encoding TIR domain-containing protein, whose protein sequence is MAGNTPENHPVAQNEEKHTVYLAGPISDGPNPFEWHEKIQSTWPEISWINPFEQHGHSQVKAREHVEEIIARDLEMVKASDAVLLRRIGHRNLAGASIEAYVATEHDIPVIIWNDTEESVPLFLEGHSRAVYESLEEAVNNIFNLLSVRRI, encoded by the coding sequence ATGGCTGGCAACACCCCGGAAAATCACCCTGTTGCCCAAAATGAGGAGAAACACACGGTATATCTGGCGGGACCTATCAGCGACGGCCCGAACCCCTTCGAGTGGCACGAGAAGATACAGTCGACGTGGCCGGAGATATCGTGGATTAACCCGTTTGAACAGCACGGCCACTCGCAAGTAAAAGCACGAGAACACGTCGAGGAGATCATTGCCAGGGATCTTGAGATGGTCAAGGCTTCAGACGCCGTTCTCCTTCGGCGGATTGGCCATCGGAACCTTGCCGGGGCCTCTATTGAAGCCTACGTAGCAACAGAGCATGATATCCCGGTAATCATTTGGAACGACACGGAGGAATCTGTCCCTCTCTTCCTTGAAGGGCACTCACGAGCAGTATACGAGAGTCTTGAAGAAGCGGTAAACAACATATTTAACCTCCTCTCAGTGAGACGAATCTGA
- a CDS encoding cysteine desulfurase family protein, translating into MSTGDTDQAIYLDHHATTPVDERVVESMQPYFTEQFGNPASDDHLFGAKAKQGVEQARERIADAINCRKEEIIFTSGATESDNLAIRGAAEHAKKHDKGNHLITTAIEHEAVLETCETLEDDGFDVTYLPVDEEGCVDPTAVEDAIREETILVSVMAANNEIGIVQPIAEIGQLAKDNQVLFHTDAVQAIGYLPVDVAEMGIDLMSVSAHKIYGPKGVGALYVRRRRPKVKLQPLLHGGGHERGWRSGTLNVPAIVGFGKAMQLADQEQEDRTQHVDELTSYMWDRISDELDDIVLNGSEELRLPNNLNISFLGVENKALVKSLQPDVAVSAGSACTTGKVEASHVLQALGGDEDRWHSAIRFGVGKDNTTEEIQHVTDRVIESVTRLRKLQIK; encoded by the coding sequence ATGAGCACCGGGGATACGGACCAGGCGATCTACCTTGACCATCACGCCACCACTCCGGTTGATGAGCGGGTCGTGGAGTCGATGCAGCCATACTTTACCGAGCAGTTCGGGAATCCGGCGAGTGATGACCACCTGTTTGGTGCCAAGGCGAAGCAGGGTGTTGAACAAGCACGTGAACGGATTGCGGACGCTATCAACTGCCGGAAAGAGGAGATCATCTTCACCAGTGGGGCGACGGAATCCGATAATCTCGCGATCCGCGGTGCGGCAGAGCATGCGAAGAAACACGACAAGGGAAACCACCTGATCACGACCGCTATCGAGCACGAGGCCGTTCTGGAGACGTGTGAAACCCTTGAGGACGACGGGTTCGACGTTACATATCTCCCTGTTGATGAGGAGGGCTGTGTCGATCCGACGGCGGTCGAGGACGCGATCCGCGAGGAGACGATTCTGGTCTCAGTGATGGCGGCGAACAACGAGATCGGGATCGTTCAACCGATCGCAGAGATTGGGCAGCTTGCCAAGGACAACCAGGTGCTGTTCCATACAGATGCGGTCCAGGCGATCGGCTACCTTCCGGTTGATGTGGCTGAGATGGGGATCGACTTGATGTCTGTCTCGGCACACAAGATCTACGGGCCCAAGGGCGTCGGTGCACTGTACGTTCGGCGACGCCGGCCAAAGGTGAAGCTCCAGCCCTTGCTCCACGGCGGGGGCCACGAACGTGGCTGGCGGTCAGGGACATTGAACGTGCCAGCGATCGTTGGGTTCGGAAAGGCGATGCAACTGGCGGACCAGGAGCAAGAGGACCGCACGCAGCACGTCGACGAACTGACGTCCTATATGTGGGACCGGATCAGCGACGAACTTGATGACATCGTTCTCAACGGGAGCGAGGAACTGCGGCTCCCGAACAACCTCAACATCAGTTTTCTCGGTGTCGAGAACAAGGCCTTAGTGAAGAGCCTGCAACCTGACGTCGCTGTCTCTGCCGGGTCCGCGTGTACGACGGGGAAAGTGGAGGCGTCGCACGTACTCCAGGCACTTGGCGGTGATGAGGACCGCTGGCACTCGGCCATCCGGTTCGGTGTCGGAAAGGACAACACCACGGAGGAAATCCAGCACGTGACCGACCGTGTGATTGAGAGTGTCACGCGGCTACGCAAACTACAAATAAAGTGA
- the dndC gene encoding DNA phosphorothioation system sulfurtransferase DndC: MSTEKVEVSESEQEKGTSVFDDNSLSDIHKEIQDTYLADNRPWVIGYSGGKDSTTALQLIWYAIKELPEEERTKPVYVISSDTLVETPKIVNHIITTLENVNEFSEKDDLPFQAHKVTPQVDDSFWVNLIGRGYPAPNQTFRWCTERLKIDPADRFIEETVSEHGEVVVVLGARKAESATRKQVMELHEIEGSVLSRHSKFANAFVYTPIEDWLVDDVWSYLLQVDCPWGKNNRDLAALYQEADDECPMVIDTKTPSCGNSRFGCWTCTVVSEDKAMQNMIDEGDDWMEPLLEFRDFLKGTQDPDRKPHYRQVKGRQHGSVRTKTNGDDGIIPRAHKFEFCKDLLEKLLQTQKEVNEQLPADEEMDLIQDEELREIRRLWREERADWADSVPKIYERVMGEELNWVHDDLGSFGETEAAVLKEVCEDQDLPPELIQRLLDTELQHHGMKRRASIYNEIDKVMKEDWRIQDEIVAEIEGEENVEKWHYTETDRPDL; encoded by the coding sequence ATGAGTACTGAGAAAGTGGAGGTTTCTGAAAGCGAGCAAGAGAAAGGCACGTCAGTCTTTGATGACAACTCGCTCTCAGACATCCACAAGGAGATTCAGGATACCTATCTTGCAGACAACCGGCCGTGGGTAATCGGATACAGCGGCGGGAAGGACTCCACGACGGCCCTCCAGCTCATTTGGTACGCTATCAAGGAACTTCCGGAAGAGGAACGAACGAAACCGGTTTACGTTATTTCTAGTGATACATTAGTTGAGACTCCGAAGATCGTCAACCATATCATCACGACACTGGAGAATGTTAACGAATTCTCCGAGAAAGACGATCTTCCGTTTCAGGCGCATAAGGTCACGCCCCAGGTCGATGATTCATTCTGGGTCAACCTGATTGGTCGCGGCTATCCTGCCCCGAACCAGACCTTTCGCTGGTGTACCGAACGCCTGAAAATCGACCCCGCAGACCGGTTTATCGAGGAAACCGTCTCAGAACACGGTGAAGTCGTTGTAGTCCTCGGTGCCCGAAAGGCAGAGAGTGCAACCCGGAAGCAGGTTATGGAGCTGCACGAGATCGAAGGCAGCGTCCTCTCCCGACACTCAAAATTCGCGAACGCATTCGTCTATACACCGATCGAGGACTGGCTAGTCGACGACGTCTGGTCGTACCTCCTGCAAGTCGACTGCCCGTGGGGGAAGAACAACCGCGACCTCGCAGCCCTCTACCAGGAAGCCGATGACGAATGTCCGATGGTGATCGACACCAAGACACCGTCCTGCGGAAACAGCCGATTCGGTTGCTGGACCTGCACCGTCGTCAGCGAGGACAAGGCGATGCAGAATATGATCGACGAAGGCGATGACTGGATGGAACCCCTCCTCGAGTTCCGTGACTTCCTCAAAGGAACCCAGGACCCCGATAGGAAACCCCATTATCGTCAGGTCAAAGGCCGGCAGCACGGGTCGGTCCGGACGAAGACGAACGGCGATGATGGGATCATTCCCCGCGCCCACAAATTCGAGTTCTGCAAGGACCTCCTCGAGAAGCTACTGCAGACACAGAAGGAGGTGAACGAACAGCTTCCCGCAGACGAAGAGATGGACCTGATCCAGGACGAAGAGCTACGCGAGATTCGGCGTCTCTGGCGGGAAGAGCGGGCTGACTGGGCAGACTCCGTCCCGAAGATTTACGAGCGAGTGATGGGCGAGGAACTCAACTGGGTCCATGACGACCTCGGTTCGTTCGGGGAGACTGAGGCAGCGGTACTGAAAGAGGTCTGTGAAGACCAGGACCTGCCTCCCGAACTCATCCAGCGCCTGCTCGACACAGAACTGCAGCATCACGGGATGAAGCGGCGGGCGTCTATCTACAATGAGATTGATAAGGTGATGAAAGAGGACTGGCGGATACAGGACGAGATCGTTGCTGAGATAGAGGGTGAGGAGAACGTTGAAAAATGGCATTACACCGAAACAGATCGGCCAGACCTCTGA